Proteins found in one Subtercola endophyticus genomic segment:
- a CDS encoding beta-galactosidase codes for MSTAPSTGAEVRPDAARSGSPDPFDGIRFGAAYYAEYQPSPRLDLDLDLMAEAGFTVIRVGESVWSTWEPENGVFDLDWLQPVLDGAHARGIGVILGTPTYALPMWLARQYPEIALDTATGVTKHWGSRQEMDFTNPAFLFHAERIIRKVVERYCDHPAVIGYQVDNEPGLTLLYNRGVFERFVDHLRGLYGDVETLNREWGLVYWSHRLSTWADLWKPDGNFQPQYDLAWRRFQAGLVTEYIGWQADIVREIAGPDRFVTTCISYDQPGIEDVDLSAHLDIAAGNAYYEMQDSLAVPFTEPRSEGWILKGTWALYHLADLMYSSKQSPFLITETNASSIGHASLNFSPYDGQWRQAAWALVSRGAEMIEYWHWHTLHFGTETYWGGVLPHSQVPGRTYRELAALGAEFAAAGAAVRRGRPDYDVAVLYDSDSKFALSSQAPFMAPGLWLDPDSYRKIMAAFVRGAFDAGLQTRLVRPQQLFPTRATAGVEALEGADARAFAAAYPVLIVPAFFTAADAELDWLDEYARAGGHLVLGPRSAYADREGRARTEVQPARLDEASGAWYEEFANLPRPLDVVEAASNDDDFLLRPGSAATEWIDGLTLTTADVLVDYVHPHFGQWPAITTLEHGAGDVTVVGTVPNQELARSLAEWLVPTPVAGWADVAPSVTVTSSTADDGSRVYFVHNWSWSPVSVPAPVDLIDLLATGSTDEQRVAALQTIDLGPWDVRVFSTGASA; via the coding sequence GTGAGCACCGCGCCATCGACCGGGGCAGAAGTGCGCCCCGACGCGGCCCGATCGGGCTCGCCTGACCCCTTCGACGGGATTCGATTCGGGGCCGCGTATTACGCCGAGTACCAGCCGAGCCCGCGGCTCGACCTCGACCTCGACCTCATGGCCGAGGCCGGATTCACGGTCATCCGTGTCGGCGAGAGCGTCTGGTCGACGTGGGAGCCCGAGAACGGCGTCTTCGATCTCGACTGGCTGCAGCCTGTGCTCGACGGCGCCCATGCCCGCGGCATCGGCGTCATTCTCGGAACGCCGACCTATGCATTGCCGATGTGGCTCGCGCGTCAGTACCCCGAGATCGCTCTCGACACCGCGACCGGCGTGACGAAGCACTGGGGCTCGCGCCAAGAGATGGATTTCACAAACCCGGCGTTTCTGTTTCACGCCGAGCGCATCATTCGTAAGGTCGTCGAGCGTTACTGCGATCATCCGGCCGTCATCGGCTACCAGGTCGACAACGAACCCGGGTTGACACTGCTCTATAACCGCGGCGTCTTCGAGCGTTTCGTCGACCACTTGCGCGGTCTCTACGGCGATGTCGAAACGCTGAATCGCGAGTGGGGCCTTGTCTACTGGTCGCACCGGCTCTCGACCTGGGCCGACCTGTGGAAGCCCGACGGCAACTTTCAACCGCAATACGACCTCGCCTGGCGCCGCTTTCAGGCGGGGCTCGTGACCGAGTACATCGGCTGGCAGGCCGACATCGTGCGCGAGATCGCCGGGCCCGACCGCTTCGTCACCACGTGCATCTCGTACGACCAGCCGGGCATCGAAGACGTCGACCTCTCGGCCCACCTCGACATCGCCGCCGGCAACGCCTATTACGAGATGCAGGATTCGCTCGCGGTACCGTTCACCGAACCACGCAGCGAGGGCTGGATTCTGAAGGGCACGTGGGCGCTCTACCACCTCGCCGATCTCATGTATTCGTCGAAGCAGTCGCCGTTTCTCATCACCGAGACCAACGCCTCATCGATCGGGCACGCGTCGCTGAACTTCTCGCCCTACGACGGGCAGTGGCGGCAGGCCGCCTGGGCGCTCGTCTCGCGCGGCGCCGAGATGATCGAGTACTGGCACTGGCACACGCTGCACTTCGGCACCGAGACGTATTGGGGCGGGGTGCTTCCGCACAGCCAGGTGCCGGGCCGCACCTACCGCGAACTCGCGGCACTCGGCGCCGAGTTCGCCGCCGCCGGGGCCGCCGTTCGCCGCGGCCGGCCCGACTACGACGTCGCCGTGCTTTACGACTCCGACAGCAAGTTCGCACTCTCGAGCCAGGCGCCGTTCATGGCACCCGGACTCTGGCTCGACCCCGACTCCTACCGCAAGATCATGGCCGCCTTCGTGCGCGGCGCCTTCGACGCCGGGCTGCAGACGCGGCTCGTTCGGCCCCAGCAGCTCTTTCCGACCCGCGCAACCGCGGGCGTCGAGGCCCTCGAAGGGGCGGATGCCCGGGCCTTCGCCGCGGCCTACCCGGTGCTCATCGTGCCGGCCTTCTTCACCGCCGCCGACGCAGAACTCGACTGGCTCGACGAGTATGCGCGGGCCGGCGGACACCTCGTGCTCGGCCCTCGCTCGGCCTACGCCGACCGGGAGGGCCGGGCCAGAACCGAGGTTCAGCCCGCACGTCTCGACGAGGCATCCGGAGCCTGGTACGAAGAGTTCGCGAACCTGCCCCGTCCGCTCGACGTGGTCGAGGCCGCGAGCAACGACGACGACTTTCTGCTGCGCCCCGGCTCAGCCGCCACTGAGTGGATCGACGGCCTCACGCTGACGACCGCAGACGTACTGGTCGACTACGTGCATCCGCACTTCGGGCAGTGGCCCGCCATCACCACACTCGAGCACGGAGCGGGCGACGTCACGGTGGTCGGAACGGTGCCGAACCAGGAGTTGGCGCGCTCGCTGGCCGAGTGGCTGGTTCCGACACCGGTGGCCGGCTGGGCAGACGTGGCGCCCAGCGTGACGGTGACCAGCTCGACCGCCGACGACGGCAGCCGCGTGTACTTCGTGCACAACTGGTCGTGGTCACCCGTCTCGGTACCCGCGCCCGTCGACCTCATCGATCTGCTCGCGACCGGTTCGACCGATGAGCAACGCGTCGCAGCATTGCAGACGATCGATCTCGGCCCGTGGGATGTCCGCGTTTTCTCGACAGGAGCTTCAGCATGA
- a CDS encoding glycoside hydrolase family 3 protein yields the protein MTDLSTTTNTDSTDAALDSRVDELLPTLSLAEKAGLMFHAMAFVDPAVIPERDGDPLLPGPVYDFVVTHHVTAMNLVNILKPAQQVRWYNALQVLARQTGSGIPVTVSSDPRSAVAQREGASHRAGSFSAWPEPVGMAATRDAQLAHAFGDTIRQEFQAVGIRLLLGPQVDIATEPRWSRISGTWGGDPELTGTLASAFIKGLQGDVLGPDSVAAMVKHFPGGGPQKDGEDPHFSHGTDQVYPGGHLAEHVAPFRAAIAAGANQVMAYYGKPVGTELEEVAFAFNRQVLTGMLRGDLGFTGIISSDWGVLNDHDIMGDTFVARAWGIEHLDPVSRTQRAIEAGTDQFGGDYASEMIVELVQDARVPESRIDESVRRILREKFRLGLFDASPLSETVAAAVAGRADFVEAGLDAQRRSLTLLTNSTRVAPAGHPSVPVLPLTGRPRVFSTTVDDTLLAEYADVVTDPAAADFAILRLQTPHDHRQTTTFETFFHSGPLDFGDDELADVLDLLFTVPTIVVLNLERPAVVPEIAQRAAALVVEYGSTDHAVLDVLFGRANPEGRLPFQLPASMVDVLAGDLDEPHRFTDPLFDFGFGLSYDENFTANNTKATS from the coding sequence ATGACCGACCTCAGCACGACCACGAACACCGACAGCACCGATGCCGCCCTCGATTCACGGGTCGACGAACTGCTGCCCACACTGAGCCTGGCAGAGAAGGCGGGCCTGATGTTCCACGCCATGGCGTTCGTCGACCCGGCCGTGATTCCCGAGCGAGACGGCGATCCGCTGCTGCCCGGGCCGGTCTACGATTTCGTCGTCACGCACCACGTCACGGCCATGAACCTCGTGAACATACTGAAGCCTGCACAGCAGGTGCGCTGGTACAACGCGCTTCAGGTTCTGGCCCGGCAGACGGGAAGCGGCATTCCGGTCACGGTTTCGAGCGACCCCCGAAGCGCCGTCGCACAGCGTGAGGGCGCCTCCCACCGGGCGGGTTCTTTTTCGGCGTGGCCCGAACCCGTGGGCATGGCCGCAACTCGAGACGCGCAGCTCGCACACGCTTTCGGCGACACCATTAGACAGGAATTCCAGGCCGTCGGCATTCGGTTGCTGCTCGGCCCGCAGGTCGACATCGCCACCGAGCCGCGCTGGTCGCGCATCAGTGGCACCTGGGGCGGCGACCCCGAACTGACCGGCACTCTCGCATCCGCCTTCATCAAGGGACTGCAAGGCGATGTGCTCGGCCCCGACTCCGTGGCCGCCATGGTGAAGCACTTTCCCGGCGGCGGCCCGCAGAAAGATGGTGAAGACCCGCACTTCTCGCACGGCACCGATCAGGTCTACCCCGGCGGCCACCTCGCCGAACACGTGGCACCGTTTCGTGCGGCGATCGCCGCGGGCGCCAACCAGGTGATGGCCTACTACGGCAAGCCCGTCGGTACCGAGCTCGAAGAGGTGGCCTTCGCCTTCAACCGCCAGGTGCTCACCGGAATGCTGCGCGGCGACCTCGGCTTCACGGGCATCATCTCGAGCGACTGGGGTGTGCTGAACGACCACGACATCATGGGCGACACATTCGTCGCTCGGGCCTGGGGCATCGAACACCTCGACCCCGTGTCGAGAACGCAGCGCGCCATCGAGGCCGGCACCGATCAGTTCGGCGGTGATTACGCGAGCGAGATGATCGTCGAGCTGGTTCAGGATGCCCGGGTGCCCGAGAGCCGCATCGACGAGTCGGTTCGGCGTATTCTGCGCGAGAAGTTTCGGCTCGGCCTGTTCGACGCCTCGCCCCTGAGCGAGACGGTCGCGGCCGCGGTAGCCGGTCGGGCGGACTTCGTCGAGGCCGGTCTTGATGCCCAGCGGCGGTCGCTCACCCTGCTCACGAACTCGACACGAGTTGCTCCCGCCGGGCATCCCTCTGTGCCTGTTCTGCCCCTGACCGGCCGGCCCCGCGTCTTCAGCACCACGGTCGACGACACGCTTCTGGCTGAGTACGCCGACGTGGTGACCGACCCCGCCGCCGCGGACTTCGCGATTCTGCGGCTGCAGACTCCGCACGACCACCGACAGACGACAACCTTCGAGACCTTCTTCCATTCCGGGCCGCTCGACTTCGGCGACGACGAGCTCGCCGACGTTCTCGACCTGCTCTTCACCGTGCCGACCATCGTGGTGCTCAACCTCGAACGGCCGGCGGTCGTGCCCGAGATCGCCCAGCGCGCGGCTGCACTCGTGGTCGAGTACGGATCGACCGACCATGCCGTCCTCGATGTGCTGTTCGGGCGCGCGAATCCCGAAGGCCGACTGCCCTTTCAGTTGCCGGCCAGCATGGTCGACGTTCTCGCCGGAGACCTCGACGAACCCCACCGCTTCACCGACCCGCTCTTCGACTTCGGCTTCGGCCTGAGTTACGACGAGAACTTCACCGCGAACAACACGAAAGCGACCTCATGA
- a CDS encoding glycoside hydrolase family 3 protein, protein MTDLQASAPAADSATGELEALLARLTLEEKVLLLTGHDFWASWPLPSIGLRRLLFSDGPSGVRGEVWDERHPSLNLPSATALGASWNTAIARRYGNAAAVEARRKGVDVVLGPTINLHRSPFGGRHFECFSEDPLLTADLAAAYVTGVQENGVAATPKHYIANDFETDRFTVNVVVADRPMRELYLAAFEKAIVEAHAWAVMSSYNSVNGATVTENDLLETPLNSEWGFDGIVVSDWTAVRSLNSARFSQDLAMPGPQGPWGEALVAAVRAGEIDESHVDRKVLRILKLAERVGALDGFEAAVPEPVRVEDGVAFVREAEIAGTVLVKNAERTGTGGTGGAAGAAELPWSPSELSSVAVIGHNARFARSQGGGSATVLPEYVVSPLAGITAALPDATVTYSVGAVVQEGIAELPLSTITNPATGEPGALVRFLDASGAELARENRRATALVWFGGDAPITASSVVEFTTRYTPEETGEILLGFAAAGNGRIYVNDDLLLEQHLDSLGTDLGAAFISPPTHSIALTVTAGEPIDVRIEFDIVQGGPLSGALSITVGIEPDQSNPDALIAEAVAAAKAADVAVVVVGTNAKVESEGFDRTSLALPGRQDELVRAVAAVNPRTVVIVNSGSPVLLPWRDEVSAILLSWFGGQEYGDALADILTGTAEPGGRLPTTWPKTEADVPVLDVTPVDGVVRYDEGIHIGYRAWLKAGTEPAYEFGFGLGYTTWSLDDVTRDAPTIAADETLTLEIGVTNTGGRRGSQVVQVYASRADSAIDRPVRWLVGFTTVSADPGHSVVTTIAVPARAFADWAEEGWHYEPGSFTLQIGTSVTDLPLTTDIEVTA, encoded by the coding sequence ATGACCGACCTCCAGGCCAGCGCCCCCGCGGCGGATTCGGCGACAGGCGAGCTCGAAGCTCTTCTGGCCCGTCTCACGCTCGAAGAGAAGGTGCTGCTGCTGACCGGGCACGATTTCTGGGCGAGCTGGCCGCTGCCGAGCATCGGGCTGCGCCGGCTGTTGTTCTCCGACGGACCCTCTGGTGTGCGCGGTGAGGTGTGGGACGAGCGTCATCCGTCTCTGAACCTGCCCTCGGCGACCGCTCTCGGTGCCTCGTGGAACACCGCCATCGCCCGCCGCTACGGCAACGCGGCCGCCGTCGAGGCGCGTCGTAAGGGTGTCGATGTCGTGCTCGGCCCGACCATCAACCTGCACCGCTCGCCGTTCGGCGGCCGGCACTTCGAGTGCTTCAGCGAAGACCCGTTGCTGACGGCAGACCTCGCCGCCGCCTACGTCACCGGCGTGCAAGAGAACGGCGTCGCCGCGACTCCCAAGCACTACATTGCGAACGATTTCGAAACCGACCGCTTCACCGTGAACGTGGTGGTGGCCGATCGGCCGATGCGTGAGCTCTACCTCGCCGCCTTCGAGAAGGCCATCGTCGAGGCACACGCCTGGGCCGTCATGAGCTCGTACAACTCGGTCAACGGCGCGACCGTCACCGAGAACGACCTGCTCGAGACTCCCCTGAACTCGGAGTGGGGCTTCGACGGAATCGTGGTCAGCGACTGGACCGCCGTGCGCAGCCTCAACAGCGCCCGCTTCTCGCAAGATCTGGCCATGCCCGGCCCGCAGGGCCCGTGGGGCGAGGCGCTCGTGGCTGCGGTGCGCGCCGGCGAGATCGACGAGTCGCATGTCGACCGCAAGGTGCTGCGCATTCTCAAGCTGGCCGAGCGTGTCGGCGCGCTCGACGGTTTCGAGGCGGCAGTGCCCGAACCGGTGCGCGTCGAAGACGGAGTAGCCTTCGTTCGCGAGGCCGAGATCGCGGGCACCGTTCTGGTCAAGAACGCCGAACGCACAGGCACAGGCGGCACAGGCGGCGCAGCTGGCGCGGCCGAGCTGCCATGGTCGCCGAGCGAGCTCTCGAGCGTGGCGGTCATCGGGCACAACGCTCGGTTCGCACGCAGTCAGGGCGGCGGCAGCGCAACGGTGCTGCCCGAATACGTGGTCTCCCCCCTCGCCGGCATCACGGCGGCGCTTCCCGACGCAACAGTGACCTACTCCGTCGGAGCCGTCGTGCAAGAGGGCATCGCCGAGTTGCCGCTGTCGACCATCACCAACCCGGCCACCGGCGAACCCGGCGCGCTTGTGCGCTTTCTCGACGCATCCGGAGCCGAGTTGGCTCGCGAGAACCGTCGCGCCACCGCGCTGGTCTGGTTCGGCGGCGACGCCCCCATCACGGCGTCGAGCGTCGTCGAGTTCACGACCCGGTACACGCCAGAAGAGACCGGCGAGATTCTGCTCGGCTTCGCCGCCGCAGGAAACGGCCGCATCTACGTGAACGACGACCTGCTGCTCGAGCAGCACCTCGATTCGCTCGGCACTGACCTCGGCGCCGCCTTCATTTCGCCGCCCACCCACTCGATCGCCCTCACCGTGACGGCGGGCGAACCGATCGATGTGCGCATCGAATTCGACATCGTGCAAGGCGGCCCGCTCTCGGGCGCGCTGAGCATCACGGTCGGTATCGAGCCCGATCAGTCGAATCCGGATGCGCTGATCGCCGAGGCGGTTGCGGCGGCGAAAGCGGCCGACGTCGCCGTCGTGGTCGTGGGCACGAACGCAAAAGTCGAATCCGAAGGTTTCGACCGCACATCGCTGGCGTTGCCCGGCCGTCAAGACGAACTGGTGCGGGCCGTTGCCGCAGTCAACCCGCGTACCGTCGTGATCGTGAACTCCGGATCACCCGTGCTGCTGCCGTGGCGAGACGAGGTGTCGGCGATTCTGCTCAGCTGGTTCGGCGGCCAGGAATACGGCGACGCGCTCGCCGACATTCTGACCGGAACCGCCGAGCCGGGGGGTCGCCTGCCCACGACGTGGCCGAAGACCGAAGCCGACGTTCCGGTTCTCGACGTCACGCCGGTCGACGGAGTCGTTCGTTACGACGAAGGCATTCACATCGGCTACCGCGCCTGGCTGAAGGCCGGCACCGAGCCCGCGTACGAATTCGGCTTCGGGCTCGGCTACACCACCTGGAGCCTCGACGACGTCACCCGCGACGCGCCCACGATCGCCGCCGACGAGACACTCACCCTCGAGATCGGCGTGACGAACACGGGCGGTCGCCGCGGCAGTCAGGTCGTGCAGGTGTATGCCTCGCGCGCCGATTCAGCGATCGACCGGCCGGTGCGCTGGCTGGTCGGCTTCACCACGGTCTCGGCAGACCCCGGCCACAGCGTCGTCACCACCATCGCCGTGCCGGCGCGCGCCTTCGCCGACTGGGCAGAAGAGGGCTGGCACTATGAGCCCGGCAGCTTCACCCTGCAGATCGGCACCAGCGTCACCGATCTGCCCCTCACTACCGACATCGAGGTCACCGCATGA
- a CDS encoding glycoside hydrolase family 43 protein, giving the protein MSTADTATSVATTDTASTAGAPSTPSTAASAASTPSPATAPWPNPIVSGFYPDPSVVKVGGDYYLANSTFEYLPGIPILHSTDLRKWTVIGHVVDRPGQLHSFDIPTLGGAWAPTIRYRNGVFYLVITDAMGRGMIIFTATDAAGPWSDGIVVDGVHGIDPDLAWGDDGTAYITYSGLDTTSGAGPGAHEHGGILQVTVNLETGAPLSAPISLWMGTGLKFPEAPHLYHHGEYWYLMIAEGGTERGHGISVARGSSPSGPFEPGPNNPFLSARSTSRPIQNTGHGDLVETPDGGWAIIMLGMRPTGMTQAFSAMGRETFITSARFTADGWLEADPVMLNPRPEALVIDDGFDAETLDSDWLSMRRFASDFASLTARPGWVELSGDGSTLNDPRPALIARRQRHAFAQVSVVVDPGSSGVGGLAVRYDEDHHYEVEVSAGVVTARASVAGISQQWSLEVPAGPVTATLDFVASVGTSLLSQLTSDIVVLGAIDSAGTSHELARVDGRYLSQETAASFAGRVLALYATSGTVEFTDFHYEGSDSK; this is encoded by the coding sequence ATGAGCACTGCCGACACCGCTACCAGCGTCGCCACTACCGACACCGCGTCCACCGCGGGCGCCCCATCCACCCCGTCCACAGCGGCGAGCGCAGCCAGCACACCCAGCCCGGCCACCGCGCCCTGGCCGAACCCCATCGTCTCGGGCTTCTACCCCGACCCGAGTGTGGTCAAGGTGGGCGGTGACTACTACCTCGCCAACTCGACATTCGAGTACCTGCCGGGCATCCCGATTCTGCACAGCACCGATCTGCGCAAGTGGACCGTGATCGGCCACGTGGTCGACCGCCCCGGCCAGCTGCACTCGTTCGACATTCCGACTCTCGGTGGGGCATGGGCACCGACCATCCGTTACCGCAACGGAGTGTTCTACCTCGTCATTACCGACGCCATGGGCCGCGGAATGATCATCTTCACGGCCACCGATGCGGCCGGTCCGTGGAGCGACGGCATCGTGGTCGACGGCGTGCACGGCATCGACCCCGACCTGGCCTGGGGTGACGACGGTACCGCCTACATCACATACTCGGGGCTCGACACGACCTCGGGCGCCGGCCCCGGCGCTCACGAGCACGGCGGAATTCTGCAGGTCACCGTGAACCTCGAGACGGGTGCGCCGCTCTCGGCGCCGATCTCCTTGTGGATGGGCACCGGGCTGAAGTTTCCCGAAGCGCCGCACCTCTACCACCACGGCGAATACTGGTACCTGATGATCGCCGAGGGCGGCACCGAACGCGGTCACGGCATCAGCGTGGCCCGCGGCTCCTCCCCCAGCGGCCCCTTCGAACCGGGCCCGAACAACCCGTTCCTGTCGGCGCGCAGCACCTCCCGCCCGATTCAGAACACCGGTCACGGCGACCTCGTCGAGACACCCGACGGCGGCTGGGCGATCATCATGCTCGGCATGCGCCCCACGGGCATGACCCAGGCCTTCTCGGCGATGGGTCGCGAGACGTTCATCACGTCGGCCCGCTTCACGGCCGACGGCTGGCTCGAGGCCGATCCGGTCATGCTGAACCCCCGGCCCGAAGCGCTGGTCATCGACGACGGCTTCGACGCAGAGACTCTCGACAGCGACTGGCTCTCGATGCGCCGGTTCGCCAGCGACTTCGCGTCGCTCACGGCGCGGCCCGGCTGGGTCGAGCTCTCCGGCGACGGTTCGACTCTGAACGACCCGCGCCCGGCCCTCATCGCTCGCCGCCAGCGGCACGCTTTCGCGCAGGTCTCTGTCGTGGTCGATCCCGGCTCTTCGGGCGTCGGCGGCCTCGCGGTGCGATACGACGAAGACCACCACTACGAGGTCGAGGTTTCGGCCGGCGTCGTCACCGCGCGAGCGAGCGTTGCGGGCATCAGTCAGCAGTGGAGCCTCGAGGTACCCGCGGGGCCGGTTACCGCGACGCTCGACTTCGTCGCCTCGGTCGGCACCAGCCTGCTCTCGCAGCTCACGAGCGACATCGTGGTGCTCGGCGCCATCGATTCCGCCGGCACGAGCCACGAGCTGGCGCGAGTGGATGGTCGATACCTCTCCCAAGAGACCGCCGCCTCGTTCGCGGGCCGCGTGCTCGCCCTCTACGCGACCTCCGGTACGGTCGAGTTCACCGACTTTCACTACGAAGGGAGCGACTCGAAGTGA
- a CDS encoding DUF5605 domain-containing protein, giving the protein MSFGPDSSLETALAVPEAKGVLAAALPGIINSPMVRQLAWMPLKYLLSMPGAPTGPALDDLWYTLDRIDGTRGEVLFETAPIEVRSDYEPETVSLASASLEHPAAVGLRGRLEIVIDGPSHGNPFVDVDLTATFVLEEGVSGASNPARIERVVGGFYDGDGRYLLRFYADRPGPWSFVISSNARSLDGLSGSFDTVDEPASKGVVRVAETFHFAHDDGSRHAPLGTTAYVWNHQPPALQEKTLQTLEAAPFNKLRMCVFPKAYLFNSNEPELFPFVGSVADGWDTTRFDTRYWQQLDRQIDALAELGIEADLILFHAYDRWGFSNLGPVADDRYVAYLVRRLHAHANVWWSLANEYDLLASKVVADWERLAGVIEANDPNHHLLSIHNCGDFYDYSRPWITHASVQRIDVYRTAENTDGWRERWGKPVVIDECAYEGDIDQGWGNITGQEMIRRFWEGAVRGGYVGHGETYLNDREELWWSKGGELIGSSPSRVAFLASVLAESPGGVLNPVKSEWDVPWAGIDGEFYLLYLGFGQSQHRNIIAPPTRSGGGYVVDVIDTWNMTIERLPGEHAGYFTVPLPARQYMAIRLTAI; this is encoded by the coding sequence GTGAGCTTCGGCCCCGACAGCAGCCTCGAGACCGCCCTCGCCGTGCCTGAAGCGAAGGGGGTGCTCGCCGCGGCGCTGCCCGGCATCATCAACTCGCCCATGGTGCGGCAACTGGCCTGGATGCCCTTGAAATACCTGCTCAGCATGCCGGGTGCTCCGACCGGGCCCGCACTCGACGACCTCTGGTACACGCTCGACCGCATCGACGGAACCCGCGGCGAGGTGCTGTTCGAGACCGCTCCGATCGAGGTGCGGAGCGACTACGAGCCCGAAACGGTTTCGCTCGCGAGCGCCTCGCTCGAGCATCCGGCTGCCGTCGGCCTGCGCGGCAGACTCGAGATCGTGATCGACGGGCCGAGCCACGGCAACCCCTTCGTCGACGTCGACCTCACTGCGACCTTCGTGCTCGAAGAAGGCGTGTCTGGTGCGTCTAACCCGGCTCGCATCGAGCGCGTGGTCGGCGGCTTCTACGACGGCGACGGCCGCTACCTGCTGCGGTTCTACGCCGATCGGCCCGGCCCGTGGAGCTTCGTCATCTCATCGAATGCGCGCTCGCTCGACGGGTTGAGCGGCAGCTTCGACACCGTCGATGAGCCCGCCTCGAAGGGCGTCGTGCGCGTCGCCGAGACGTTTCACTTCGCCCACGACGACGGCAGTCGGCACGCCCCGCTCGGAACCACCGCGTACGTGTGGAACCACCAGCCCCCGGCGCTGCAAGAAAAAACGCTGCAGACCCTCGAGGCTGCGCCGTTCAACAAGCTGCGCATGTGTGTCTTTCCCAAGGCGTATCTGTTCAACTCGAACGAGCCCGAGCTGTTTCCGTTCGTCGGCTCGGTCGCCGACGGCTGGGACACCACCCGGTTCGACACCCGCTACTGGCAGCAGCTCGACCGACAGATCGACGCGCTGGCCGAGCTCGGCATCGAGGCCGACCTGATTCTGTTCCACGCCTACGATCGCTGGGGGTTTTCGAATCTGGGCCCTGTCGCCGACGACCGGTACGTGGCGTACCTCGTGCGTCGGCTGCACGCGCACGCGAATGTCTGGTGGTCTCTCGCGAACGAATACGATCTGCTCGCCTCGAAGGTCGTCGCCGATTGGGAGCGGCTGGCCGGGGTCATCGAAGCGAACGATCCCAACCACCACCTGCTGTCGATTCACAACTGCGGCGACTTCTACGACTACAGCCGCCCGTGGATCACCCACGCGAGCGTTCAGCGCATCGACGTCTACCGCACGGCCGAGAACACCGATGGCTGGCGTGAGCGGTGGGGCAAGCCCGTGGTCATCGACGAGTGCGCCTACGAGGGCGACATCGACCAGGGCTGGGGCAATATCACCGGTCAGGAGATGATTCGGCGGTTCTGGGAGGGAGCGGTGCGCGGCGGCTACGTCGGCCACGGCGAAACCTACCTCAACGACCGCGAAGAGCTGTGGTGGTCGAAGGGCGGCGAGCTCATAGGCAGCTCACCCTCTCGCGTCGCGTTTCTCGCGTCGGTGCTCGCCGAATCGCCGGGCGGCGTGCTGAACCCCGTGAAGAGCGAGTGGGATGTTCCGTGGGCCGGCATCGACGGCGAGTTCTACCTGCTCTACCTCGGCTTCGGCCAGTCTCAGCACCGCAACATCATCGCGCCGCCCACCCGCTCGGGCGGCGGCTACGTCGTCGACGTCATCGACACGTGGAACATGACGATCGAACGGCTACCGGGCGAGCACGCGGGGTACTTCACGGTGCCGTTGCCCGCCCGTCAGTACATGGCGATCAGGCTCACCGCCATCTGA